DNA sequence from the Acidobacteriota bacterium genome:
TTAAGCGCGGAAATAGAAACTGGTTCGTTAAATTATTCAGAAAAATTAGAACAAATATTGCAGCAACGCCGCTATAAAATATTTAAGGAAGGAGACAAACTTTATGCTCGTAAAGGCATAGACACCGGCCGCCGTCCGGGCTTGGGATCGCGCAGCTGAGCGCAATCGCCGGCGGCGAAGACTCCGGGAGCGCTGGTGCGCAGGTGCTCATCCACCAGCACGCCGCGGTCGCATTCGATGCCCGAGCCCTCCAGAAAGGCGATGTTGGGGCTGACGCCGACGGTGAGGCCGACGAATTGGCAGTCGATCTCCTCGCCGTCCTTGGTGACCACGGCGCGGGCTCTTCCTTGATCGTCCCCCAGAATGCGGTCGAGCTCCGTCTCCAGGCGCAGGTCGATGCCGTTCTTGCGGATCTGGCGGTTGATCATCTGCGATTCTTCCGCCGGGAAGGCGTGCTCCATCCAGCTCTTCTCCCGCACCAGGAAGGTCACGGGAATCCCCCGGGAGTGGAACATCTCCGCCATCTCGACGCCGATGAGGCCGCCTCCTACCACCACCGCCCGGCGCAGCCCGGCGCTGTGTTTTTCCATCAGCTCCAGATCTTGCAGGCTGTAGAGCCCCTGGACGCCGTGAAGACTCTGCCCCGGCCAGCCGAATTGGTTGGACTTCGAGCCGGAAGCGATGATTAGCGTCTCGTACTCCAGTTGCCGGCCGCCGGCCAGGCGGATCGTGCGGTTCTCCGGATCTACCTGGTCCACGTAGGCCCGCAGCAGATCGATGCGGTTCTTCTCCCAGAACCAATCCTGATAGGGCTTGGTGTTTTCGTAGGTCATATGCCCCATGTAGATGTACATCAGGGCGGTGCGGGAGAAGAAGTGGTCGGATTCGGCGGAGATGACGGTGATGGGCCGGTCGCTGGTCTTGCGGATGTGGCGGGCGGCGGTGATGCCGGCGACACCGTTGCCGATGACGAGGACCTGTCCGGAGCTTGTAGTCACGGGGCTCAGCCTTTCTCGACCCGAGGGTTCACGCGGGGACCTGCAGAGCTCTCTCCCAAGGGAGACAGCTCGCAGTGCAGTGGTCGATTCGAAGTACGGGAGTCGGGGGAGAGCGGATTGGTACGAACGAGCCAGGAGCTGCTCAAGCTCGGCTCCGTTCTTGGCGACCCGATTCCTTGGGATGGGTCTCTACCGGCGGGCGCGGACGGGCTTTGAGGGGCTCGGTGGTGAGGGATTCCGCCAGCAGCACCAGGGCGATCCACATCAGGTCCGCCATCAGCAGATGCACCACCTGCATCCAAATCGGCGCCAGCAGGGCGACGTTGATCACTCCGCCGGTCATCTGTAGCAGCACCAGGAACATCAGCAGGCGGGCGTCCCGTTGCGTGCGGGTGCTGCGGTAGGGGCTCTCCAGCTGTCGCCGGGCAAGGACCAGCATGACGAGGCCGGCGCCGATGGCGATGAGGGGGTGGAAGGTGCGCAATCGGACCAGCAGGTGGCCGGTGGAGGAGACGTCCTGGGCCAGGGCTTGCCCCAAGGTCTCGGGGGGAAAGAGGGTGTCGCCGAGGGCGGCGATGGCTCCGCTGACGGCAGCCAGGAGGGCGCCCAGGAACGAAATCCAGAGGAGGCTGTGACCCCAGTGGCGTTGGGAGGTCACGGTCCTGTCGGGGGCGCTGAAGCGGGCGGTGAGGGTGAGGGCCCCCACCAGCAGCAGGGTGTTGGTGAGGTGGGCGGCAATGTAGACCGCCCGGGCCATGGAGTCGTTGTCCCCCACCAGCTCGAAGAGCACCAACCCGGCGCCGATGAGAGCCTCGATGAAGATCAGGATCAGCGAGGCCATGGCCGCGCGGCGGGCTACGTGGCCCTTGGGGAAGGCGCGGAAGACCGCCACCGTCAGGGCGATGACCAGCAACAGGGCGATGCCGCTGGTGGCCCGGTGGAAGAGCTCGATGAGGGTCTCGGTGGCCGGCTCCAGGGGCACCACCTCGCCGTTGCACAGCGGCCAGTGACTGCCGCAGCCGGCGCCGGAGCCGGTGGCTCGCACCACTGCTCCCCAGACGATGACCAGGAGGTTGAAGCCGAGGACCGACCAGGCAAAGCGGGCGAGGCGGTTCCGGGTTTGGGGCGCTGCGCTCATGGTTCGATGGGGTTTGGTGGAAAGTCTGGAACGGAGCCGTGCTGAGCATACCGCGCCTCGTATTGGTCAGCCAACCTCTTGGCTAGCTGATCGGATGGACGGGCTGATCTGATGAACTGGCCAACCTGAGGGACCAGCCCGCCTCTCTCCGAGTTGCTGCCCGCCGCGCCCGCCGGATTCCCTCGGCAGGAGAGTTTGTCCAAGAACTCCATCCTCGCCACGAGAGATCCCGATGCGGCCCCGTGACGTACAATAGGCGGGACCGAGATTTCCTCGCTGCTGCGGCAGCCATGCACTCTCGAACCTGCTCGGTCCAACCCATGAAGCAACTCACGGAGGAATTTCCCCATGCCCTATAGCCCGCTTCTAGTCCAGCCCATGCGCGAAGAGCTCACCAGCCTCGGCGTCGAAGAATTGCGCACCGCCGATGCGGTGGACCAGCTGATGAACAACGCCGACGGCACGGCCCTGCTGGTCTTCAACTCGGTCTGCGGCTGCGCCGCCGGCGGCGCCCGCCCGGCCATTCGCCTGGCGTTGGAAGGCGGCGGTGCGACGCCGGACAAGGTGGTGACGGTCTTCGCCGGCCAGGATGTGGAAGCCACCGCCAAGGCCCGCTCCTACATCGCCGACATCCCGCCGTCGAGCCCCTCCTTCGCCCTGTTCAAGGACGGTGAGCTGGTCTACTTCGTGCCCCGCCACCGCATCGAGGGACGCTCTCCGGAAGCCATCGCCCAGGATCTCGGCAGCGCCTTCGCCGAGCACTGCGGCGTCGCGGCGTCCTGAGGTTCCCGATCCTTGGGTACCTTCCATCAGAACAAGGGAGAGCTCCACGGCATCACGGTGGTGGTGGACACCACCGGTGAGGAGATCTTCGTTGGCCGCTGCGACACGGTGACGGATCAAGGCGTGATCCTCCTCGACGCGGCGGTCCACCGCGAGGGCACCGACGGCCGCTCGAAGGACGACTACGTTCAGCGGGCGGCCCAATTCGGCGTCTGGAAACAATTCGACCGCGTGGTCGTCCCCACCGACAAAGTCGCCTCCATCCGGCGGCTGGGGGAGATCGCAGGTTGAACCCCGCGAGGGGTTGAAACCCCTCGCGGTGGTCGCGGTGCTCGCTCACCCCCTCGCGAACCCATCCGAGATAGAGTCACTCCATGAGAATCCTAGCCACCCTCGCCGCCCTCTTCGCCGCCGCCGCCGTCATCGCCGGTGCCTTTGGAGCTCACGCCCTCGCCGGCCGCCTCGACGCCCGGGGCTTGGAGCTGTGGGAAACCGCCTCCCGCTACCTCATGTACGGCGCCTTGGGGGCGCTGGTGGCCGCTGCCGGAGGCTGGTCCTACGGTGCCGCCTCCGCGGGCTTCCTCTTGGCCGGAGCGGCCATCTTCAGCGGCACCGTCTTCGCCCTCGCCCTCGGCTCGCCGCGCTGGTTCGGGGCCATCACCCCCATCGGCGGAACCCTCCTCATCGTCGGCTTCTTGGTCCTGGCCTTCGGCATCTGGCGCGGCCGCTGACCCTCGGCGGTGGTTGCGCCACCCGGCCCCTTGCGGCTAGGATGAGACGCTCTCGCCGCACGATCCTTCGCCCCCCCTCGGGCCTGCGATCCTTCGCGGCCACCAGCACCCCAGAAACGCCTCGTGTCCTTCACCTGGACCGGTTATCGCTATCGGAGGGTTCCACCATGTCCAATTCCGTCGTCAACGTTCCGCCCCCGCACAACGAGCCGGTGCGCAAATACGCTCCCGGCTCGGAAGAGAAGCGCACCCTCAAAGCGCGCCTGCAGCAGATGATGCAGGAGGAGCTGGAGATTCCGCTGATCATCGGCGGGCAAGAGGTGCGCACCGGCGATCTCGCCGAGGCCATCTGCCCCCACGATCATCAGCACGTCCTCGCCCGCTACCACCGCGCCGGCGCCGCCGAGGTAGAGCAGGCTATCGAGGCCGCCGGCAAGGCGTGGAAAGAATGGTCCGAGATGCCCTGGGAGGCTCGCGCCTCGGTCTTCCTGCGCGCCGCCGAGCTCCTCGCCGGCCCCTGGCGGGACACCCTCAATGCCGCCACCATGCTCAATCAGAGCAAGACCGTGGTGCAGGCGGAGATCGACTCCGCCTGTGAGCTCATCGACTTCCTGCGCTTCAATCCCCACTACATGCAGGAGATCTACCGGCAACAGTCGGCGTCCTCGCCGCAGATCTGGAACCACCTGGAGTTCCGGCCCCTGGAGGGCTTCATCTTCGCCGTCACCCCCTTCAACTTCACCGCCATCGGCGGCAATCTCCCGACCTCGCCGGCGCTCATGGGCAACACGGTGCTGTGGAAGCCGGCGTCGACGGCGGTGCTCTCCAACTACTACTTCATGAAGCTGCTCCAGGAGGCCGGCCTGCCCGACGGGGTGATCAACTTCCTCCCCGGCTCCGGCGCTCAGGTGGGGGACCCGGTGCTCGCCAGCTCCGAGCTGGCGGGGATTCACTTCACCGGCTCCACTGGCGTTTTCCAGGGTATGTGGAAGACCATCGGTGACAACATCCAGCGCTACAAGGGCTACCCGCGCATCGTCGGCGAGACCGGCGGTAAGGACTTCGTCTTCGCCCACGGCAGTGCCGACGTCGAGCCCCTGGTCACCGCCTTGGTGCGCGGCGCCTTCGAATACCAGGGGCAGAAATGCTCCGCCGCTTCCCGCGCTTACATCCCCAAGTCCCTGTGGCCGCAGGTGAAGGACGGCTTGGAGCAGGCCCTGAGCGAGATTCGCATGGGCTCTCCGCTGGATTTCCGCAACTTCCTGGCGGCGGTCATCGACCGCAAATCCTTCGACAAGCTCTCCGGGGCCATCGACTTCGCCCGCGAGTCCGACGATGCGGAAGTGATCCTCGGCGGCGGCTGCGACGACTCCACGGGCTTTTTCATCGAGCCCACGGTGGTGGTCACCACCGATCCCAAGTTCCGCCTGATGGAGGAGGAGCTCTTCGGTCCGGTGCTGACCCTCTACGTCTACGAGGACGACGACCTCGACGCCACCCTCGAGCTGTGCAACACCACCAGCCCCTATGCCCTCACCGGCGCCATCTTCGCCAACGACCGGGCGGCGGTGGTGCGCATGAGCCGGGCGCTGCGCCACGCGGCGGGCAACTTCTACATCAACGACAAGCCCACCGGAGCGGTGGTCAGCCAGCAGCCCTTCGGCGGCGGTCGGGCCTCCGGTACCAACGACAAGGCGGGCTCGATGTTCAACCTCCTGCGCTGGACCTCGGTTCGTTCGGTGAAGGAGAACCTGCTGCCCACTCGCCAGGTCGCCTATCCCCACATGGGGGAGGAGTAGGGGCTCGACGGTGGAGTCCTGCACCCATCTAGGCATCAGCCCCGAGCTCTGCGGCGCGCCGGTGGAGCTGTCGCCGGGAGAGGCTACGGCGGCCTTGACGCCGACGCCGGAAATGGCCGCCGACGACCGCGGCTTGGTCCACGGCGGCTTCGTTTTCGGCCTGGCGGATTACGC
Encoded proteins:
- the pruA gene encoding L-glutamate gamma-semialdehyde dehydrogenase; this encodes MSNSVVNVPPPHNEPVRKYAPGSEEKRTLKARLQQMMQEELEIPLIIGGQEVRTGDLAEAICPHDHQHVLARYHRAGAAEVEQAIEAAGKAWKEWSEMPWEARASVFLRAAELLAGPWRDTLNAATMLNQSKTVVQAEIDSACELIDFLRFNPHYMQEIYRQQSASSPQIWNHLEFRPLEGFIFAVTPFNFTAIGGNLPTSPALMGNTVLWKPASTAVLSNYYFMKLLQEAGLPDGVINFLPGSGAQVGDPVLASSELAGIHFTGSTGVFQGMWKTIGDNIQRYKGYPRIVGETGGKDFVFAHGSADVEPLVTALVRGAFEYQGQKCSAASRAYIPKSLWPQVKDGLEQALSEIRMGSPLDFRNFLAAVIDRKSFDKLSGAIDFARESDDAEVILGGGCDDSTGFFIEPTVVVTTDPKFRLMEEELFGPVLTLYVYEDDDLDATLELCNTTSPYALTGAIFANDRAAVVRMSRALRHAAGNFYINDKPTGAVVSQQPFGGGRASGTNDKAGSMFNLLRWTSVRSVKENLLPTRQVAYPHMGEE
- a CDS encoding DUF423 domain-containing protein encodes the protein MRILATLAALFAAAAVIAGAFGAHALAGRLDARGLELWETASRYLMYGALGALVAAAGGWSYGAASAGFLLAGAAIFSGTVFALALGSPRWFGAITPIGGTLLIVGFLVLAFGIWRGR
- a CDS encoding BrxA/BrxB family bacilliredoxin → MPYSPLLVQPMREELTSLGVEELRTADAVDQLMNNADGTALLVFNSVCGCAAGGARPAIRLALEGGGATPDKVVTVFAGQDVEATAKARSYIADIPPSSPSFALFKDGELVYFVPRHRIEGRSPEAIAQDLGSAFAEHCGVAAS
- a CDS encoding NAD(P)/FAD-dependent oxidoreductase, with the protein product MTTSSGQVLVIGNGVAGITAARHIRKTSDRPITVISAESDHFFSRTALMYIYMGHMTYENTKPYQDWFWEKNRIDLLRAYVDQVDPENRTIRLAGGRQLEYETLIIASGSKSNQFGWPGQSLHGVQGLYSLQDLELMEKHSAGLRRAVVVGGGLIGVEMAEMFHSRGIPVTFLVREKSWMEHAFPAEESQMINRQIRKNGIDLRLETELDRILGDDQGRARAVVTKDGEEIDCQFVGLTVGVSPNIAFLEGSGIECDRGVLVDEHLRTSAPGVFAAGDCAQLRDPKPGRRPVSMPLRA
- a CDS encoding COX15/CtaA family protein encodes the protein MSAAPQTRNRLARFAWSVLGFNLLVIVWGAVVRATGSGAGCGSHWPLCNGEVVPLEPATETLIELFHRATSGIALLLVIALTVAVFRAFPKGHVARRAAMASLILIFIEALIGAGLVLFELVGDNDSMARAVYIAAHLTNTLLLVGALTLTARFSAPDRTVTSQRHWGHSLLWISFLGALLAAVSGAIAALGDTLFPPETLGQALAQDVSSTGHLLVRLRTFHPLIAIGAGLVMLVLARRQLESPYRSTRTQRDARLLMFLVLLQMTGGVINVALLAPIWMQVVHLLMADLMWIALVLLAESLTTEPLKARPRPPVETHPKESGRQERSRA